The Anaeromyxobacter sp. Fw109-5 genomic interval CTGCAGCTCGCCCGAGCACCTCGCCTGGCACATGGCCGTGAACCACGCCCTCGTCGTCGTGAAGCGGGGGCGGGTCGTGCACACGGCCGCGCCGGGAGCCGCGGTGGACTGCCGGTGAGGGCCATGCGCGTCGGGCTCGTCTCGGACACGCACGGCCTCGTCGATCCCCGGCTGCCGGAGGTCCTCGAGGGCGCCGACCTCGTGCTGCACGCCGGCGACATCGTGAAGCCCGAGATCCTCGCCGTGCTGCGCGAGATCGCGCCGGTGAAGGCCGTGCGCGGGAACAACGACGAGGGGCTGCCCGCCCTCGCGCGCCTGCCGGAGACCGCGGTCGTCGAGGTGGGAGCGCTCACGCTGCTGCTCGTCCACGACCTCGGCGCGCGAGAGCGGCCCAAGCTCCCGGCGCGCCCGCTCCTCGCGCGGCACCGTCCCGAGCTCGTGGTCCACGGCCACTCCCATCGGCCGGGCGCCGCGCGCGTGGGCGGCACCCTGTTCGTGAACCCGGGGAGCGCGGGTCCTCGCCGCTTCTCGCTGCCGCGCACGGCGGCGATTCTGGAGGTGCGAGGCCGCGCCGTCCGCGTCACGTTCTTCGACCTCTCCCGCGAGGCGCCGGCGCCGTTCGGCGATCCCATCGAGGCGGCCCTGTGACGCGGTTCCCTCCGCCGGGCCGCGCGCTCCGCGCGATCGGCTTCGACGACGCGCCGTTCGAGCGGAGGAGGCGCGGGGACGTCGGCCTCGCCGGCGTGGTCTGCGCCGGGACGCGCTTCGAGGGGCTCGTCTGGGGCCGCGTGCGCCAGGACGGCTGGAACGCGACGGAGGCGATCCTGGCGCTGCTCCTCGGCGGGAAGTTCCTGCCCCAGCTCCACCTCGTCCTGCTCGACGGGCTCGGCTTCGGCGGCTTCAACCTGGTGGATCTCGAGGGCCTGGCCGCGCGGCTCGGCCGCCCGTGCGTGGCGGTGATGCGCCGGATGCCGGACCTCGCCGGGGTGGAGCGCGCGGTCCGCAGGCTCCCCCGGCCGGAGCGGCGGCTCGCGCTGCTCGCGCGTGCGGGTCCCATCCATCGCCTCGACGGGTTCGTGTTCCAGGTGCAGGGCGCCGAGCCCGCCGCGACGGCCCAGGCGCTGGCGCGCGTCACCGACCGGGGCCACGTCCCCGAGCCGCTCCGCCTCGCGCACCTCGTCGGCGCCGCGTTCCGGGAGGGCGAGAGCGGGAAGCGCGCCTAAGAGGCCGTGAGACAATCCCGGCGCCTGCTGCGACGCACGCTGCTGCCTTCGACGGCATCGCGTCTCGCGACGGCTCGGGATCATTTCCCGACCTCCGGAGCGGCCGCGCGAGGTGCCGCGCGAGGCTTCCGCCGTGCACGGCTTCACGCCGCCAGGCGGAGGCTCGCCGGCCGGGCGGGAAGGGGCGGACCGAGCACTCATTGGCGCGCGCCCTCGGGCGCTGCTACGTTTCCCATTCGCGATGTGCCGCCTCTTCGGCCAGCACGCCCACCCAGGCTTCGACGTCTGCGAGCCGCTCTGCAGCGCGGCGAACGCGCTCCGCTTCCAGTCGCATCGCCACCCGCACGGCTGGGGGATCGGCTGGTACGTGGACGGGTCCCCTCACGTCCGGCGCGGCATCCTGCCCGCCCACGCCGACGACTCCTTCGTCGCCGCCGGCCAGGAGGTCCGCTCGGCGGTGGTGCTCGCCCACGTCCGCGAGGCGAGCGTCGGGCCGGTGCTCCCCGAGAACACGCACCCGTTCCTGTTCGATCGCTGGCTGTTCGCCCACAACGGCACGGTGGCGCGCTTCCGGGACGTTCCCGCCGTCCGCGAGGCGATCGAGCGCGAGATCGATCCCGATCTCCGCCGCGAGATCCGCGGGGACACGGACAGCGAGCGGGTGTTCTACCTGTTCCTCACCCGGCTCCGCGCCGGCGGCGCGCCGAGGGACGCGGACCTCCCCGCGGTGCGCCGCGCCCTCGCCGACACCACCGAGACCGTGCTCCGCATCGCGGAGGCCGAGCCCTCTCCCAAGCCGACCTCGCTGAACCTCGTCGTCTCCGACGGGAGGCTCCTCGCCGCCTGCCGCCACGGGCGGACGCTGCACGTCGCGTCCGCCGCGGGACCGCGCCCCGTCTTCGCCGTCGCGAGCGAACCCATCGGCCCGGGTCCGTGGGAGGAGCTCCCGGAGGGCGGATTCGTCGGCACCGAGGACGGGGCGCGCGTCGAGCGCGGGCGGCTGTAGCGTCACTCCAGCCCGGCGATCGCGAGGCCGCGCGGGTAGCGGACCTCGTAGCGGAGCTCGACCACCTTCGCCTCGTTCGCCGCCAGCGCGAGCTCGTGGATGCGGACGCCGGGGCGCTC includes:
- a CDS encoding metallophosphoesterase family protein translates to MRVGLVSDTHGLVDPRLPEVLEGADLVLHAGDIVKPEILAVLREIAPVKAVRGNNDEGLPALARLPETAVVEVGALTLLLVHDLGARERPKLPARPLLARHRPELVVHGHSHRPGAARVGGTLFVNPGSAGPRRFSLPRTAAILEVRGRAVRVTFFDLSREAPAPFGDPIEAAL
- a CDS encoding DUF99 family protein, which produces MTRFPPPGRALRAIGFDDAPFERRRRGDVGLAGVVCAGTRFEGLVWGRVRQDGWNATEAILALLLGGKFLPQLHLVLLDGLGFGGFNLVDLEGLAARLGRPCVAVMRRMPDLAGVERAVRRLPRPERRLALLARAGPIHRLDGFVFQVQGAEPAATAQALARVTDRGHVPEPLRLAHLVGAAFREGESGKRA
- a CDS encoding class II glutamine amidotransferase, translated to MCRLFGQHAHPGFDVCEPLCSAANALRFQSHRHPHGWGIGWYVDGSPHVRRGILPAHADDSFVAAGQEVRSAVVLAHVREASVGPVLPENTHPFLFDRWLFAHNGTVARFRDVPAVREAIEREIDPDLRREIRGDTDSERVFYLFLTRLRAGGAPRDADLPAVRRALADTTETVLRIAEAEPSPKPTSLNLVVSDGRLLAACRHGRTLHVASAAGPRPVFAVASEPIGPGPWEELPEGGFVGTEDGARVERGRL